In Aestuariibaculum lutulentum, one DNA window encodes the following:
- a CDS encoding DNA-directed RNA polymerase subunit alpha: MAVFNFQKPDKVIMIDSTDFEGKFEFRPLEPGYGLTVGNALRRVLLSSLEGFAITSVRIESVDHEFSTIAGVVEDVTEIILNLKQVRFKRQIEDIDNESVSISISGQEQITAGDFQKFISGFQVLNTELVICNLDPKVNFNMEITIEKGRGYVPAEENKKAAAPIGTIFTDSIYTPIKNVKYSIENYRVEQKTDYEKLVFEIITDGSITPQDALTEAAKTLIHHFMLFSDERITLEADEIAQTETYDEESLHMRQLLKTKLIDMDLSVRALNCLKAAEVDTLGDLVSFNKNDLMKFRNFGKKSLTELEELVNVKGLNFGMDLSKYKLDKD; this comes from the coding sequence ATGGCAGTATTTAATTTTCAGAAGCCCGACAAAGTAATCATGATTGATTCAACAGATTTTGAAGGGAAATTCGAATTTCGTCCTTTAGAACCTGGATACGGTTTAACAGTTGGTAACGCATTAAGAAGAGTACTTCTTTCTTCATTAGAAGGGTTTGCTATTACTTCTGTTAGAATCGAAAGTGTAGATCATGAGTTTTCAACGATTGCTGGTGTAGTAGAAGATGTTACAGAAATCATCTTAAACTTAAAGCAAGTTCGTTTTAAAAGACAAATTGAAGATATCGACAACGAGTCTGTATCAATTTCAATTTCAGGTCAAGAGCAAATCACTGCTGGAGATTTTCAAAAGTTTATTTCTGGATTCCAAGTGTTAAATACAGAGTTAGTTATCTGTAACTTAGATCCAAAAGTTAACTTTAACATGGAAATTACAATTGAAAAAGGTAGAGGATATGTACCTGCAGAAGAAAATAAAAAAGCTGCTGCGCCAATAGGAACAATCTTTACAGATTCAATTTACACACCAATTAAAAACGTTAAATATAGTATTGAGAACTACCGTGTTGAGCAAAAAACTGACTACGAAAAGTTAGTATTTGAAATCATCACAGACGGTTCTATCACTCCTCAAGATGCATTAACTGAGGCTGCCAAAACGTTAATTCACCACTTCATGTTATTCTCTGATGAGCGTATTACATTAGAAGCCGATGAAATTGCACAAACTGAAACATATGATGAAGAATCATTACATATGAGACAGTTACTTAAAACGAAGTTAATCGATATGGATTTATCGGTTCGTGCACTTAACTGTTTAAAAGCTGCAGAAGTTGATACATTAGGTGACTTAGTATCATTTAACAAAAACGATTTAATGAAATTCAGAAACTTCGGTAAGAAGTCTTTAACAGAGCTTGAAGAGCTTGTTAATGTTAAAGGTTTAAACTTCGGAATGGATTTAAGCAAATACAAATTAGATAAAGATTAA
- the rpsK gene encoding 30S ribosomal protein S11: MAKSNTKTTKKRKVIVDSVGEAHVNASFNNIIISLTNKKGDVISWSSAGKMGFRGSKKNTPYAAQLAAEDAAAVASEAGLKKVKVYVKGPGNGRESAIRSIHNAGIEVTEIIDVTPLPHNGCRPPKRRRV; this comes from the coding sequence ATGGCAAAATCAAATACAAAGACTACTAAAAAACGTAAAGTTATAGTAGATTCTGTTGGAGAGGCTCACGTAAATGCTTCTTTTAACAACATCATCATCTCATTAACTAACAAAAAAGGTGACGTAATTTCTTGGTCATCTGCTGGTAAAATGGGATTTAGAGGTTCTAAAAAGAATACTCCTTATGCTGCTCAATTAGCCGCTGAAGATGCTGCAGCTGTAGCTTCAGAAGCTGGGTTAAAGAAAGTAAAAGTATATGTTAAAGGTCCAGGTAATGGTAGAGAATCTGCTATTCGTTCAATCCACAATGCTGGTATCGAAGTAACAGAAATCATCGATGTTACGCCACTACCACACAATGGATGTAGACCTCCAAAACGTAGAAGAGTATAA
- the rplQ gene encoding 50S ribosomal protein L17 translates to MRHGKKVNHLGRQTAHRKSMLANMACSLIEHKRINTTVAKAKALKQFVEPLITKSKEDTTHNRRVVMSRLRQKDAVTELFRDVAAKIADRPGGYTRIIKLGNRLGDNADMAMIELVDYNELYTAGKPEKKTTRRSRRGGSKPAAAPAVETQASNEEE, encoded by the coding sequence ATGAGACACGGAAAAAAAGTAAATCACTTAGGTAGACAAACTGCACATAGAAAATCTATGTTAGCTAATATGGCTTGTTCTTTAATCGAGCACAAGCGTATTAACACTACTGTTGCTAAAGCTAAAGCTTTAAAACAATTTGTTGAGCCTTTAATTACTAAGTCTAAAGAAGATACAACTCACAACAGACGTGTAGTTATGTCTAGATTAAGACAAAAAGACGCAGTAACAGAATTGTTCAGAGATGTTGCAGCTAAGATTGCAGATCGTCCAGGAGGTTACACAAGAATTATTAAACTTGGTAATCGTTTAGGTGATAACGCTGATATGGCTATGATTGAACTTGTAGATTACAACGAGCTTTACACTGCTGGTAAACCAGAGAAGAAAACAACTCGTAGAAGTAGAAGAGGTGGTTCTAAACCAGCTGCTGCTCCTGCTGTAGAAACTCAAGCTTCAAACGAAGAAGAATAA
- the ykgO gene encoding type B 50S ribosomal protein L36, producing the protein MKVRASVKKRSADCKIVRRKGRLYVINKKNPRFKQRQG; encoded by the coding sequence ATGAAAGTTAGAGCATCCGTTAAAAAAAGAAGTGCAGATTGTAAAATCGTGCGTAGAAAAGGTAGACTTTACGTGATAAACAAAAAGAATCCTAGATTTAAACAAAGACAAGGTTAA
- the eno gene encoding phosphopyruvate hydratase, producing MSVIINIHARQILDSRGNPTVEVDVVTENDVLGRAAVPSGASTGEHEAVELRDGGSAYMGKGVLKAVENVNSIIAPELLGVSVFEQNLIDQIMIDLDGTKNKSKLGANAILGVSLAVAKAAAGELGLPLYRYVGGVSANTLPVPMMNIINGGSHSDAPIAFQEFMIMPVKAKNFTHAMQMGTEIFHNLKKVLHDRNLSTAVGDEGGFAPTLDGTEDAIETIAKAVENAGYKFGEEVKIALDCASAEFYEGGVYNYAKFEGETGVTRTSKEQAEYLAELVSKYPIISIEDGMDENDWEGWSYLTELVGDKVQLVGDDLFVTNVERLSRGIENGIANSILIKVNQIGSLTETIAAVNMAKNAGYTSVMSHRSGETEDNTIADLAVALNCGQIKTGSASRSDRMAKYNQLLRIEEELGDVAYFPQENAFKVK from the coding sequence ATGAGTGTAATAATTAATATTCACGCAAGACAAATTCTTGATTCTAGAGGGAATCCTACTGTTGAAGTAGATGTAGTTACTGAAAATGATGTTTTAGGAAGAGCTGCTGTACCATCAGGAGCATCAACAGGAGAACACGAAGCTGTCGAGTTACGCGATGGTGGTAGTGCATATATGGGTAAAGGTGTTTTAAAAGCTGTAGAGAATGTAAACTCTATTATTGCTCCTGAATTATTAGGAGTGTCAGTTTTCGAACAAAACCTTATCGATCAAATTATGATTGATTTAGATGGAACTAAAAACAAATCTAAATTAGGAGCTAATGCTATTTTAGGAGTGTCTTTAGCTGTTGCTAAGGCTGCTGCTGGAGAATTAGGTTTACCATTATACCGTTATGTAGGTGGTGTTTCTGCTAACACATTACCGGTACCAATGATGAATATTATTAATGGAGGTTCTCACAGTGATGCGCCTATCGCATTCCAGGAGTTCATGATTATGCCTGTTAAAGCGAAAAACTTTACACACGCTATGCAAATGGGAACTGAAATTTTCCATAACCTTAAAAAAGTATTACACGACAGAAACTTAAGTACGGCTGTAGGTGATGAAGGTGGATTTGCTCCAACTTTAGACGGAACAGAAGACGCTATCGAGACGATTGCTAAAGCTGTTGAAAATGCTGGATATAAGTTTGGTGAAGAAGTTAAAATCGCTTTAGATTGTGCTTCTGCTGAATTCTACGAAGGTGGTGTTTATAACTACGCTAAATTCGAAGGAGAAACAGGTGTAACCAGAACAAGTAAAGAGCAAGCTGAATACTTAGCAGAATTAGTTTCTAAATACCCAATTATCTCAATCGAAGATGGTATGGATGAAAACGACTGGGAAGGATGGAGCTACTTAACAGAGTTAGTTGGTGATAAAGTACAGTTAGTTGGTGACGATTTATTTGTAACTAACGTAGAACGTTTATCGAGAGGTATCGAAAACGGTATTGCAAATTCAATCCTTATTAAAGTAAACCAGATTGGATCTTTAACAGAAACTATTGCAGCTGTAAACATGGCGAAAAACGCAGGATACACTTCTGTAATGTCTCACCGTTCTGGCGAAACTGAAGATAACACGATTGCCGATTTAGCTGTAGCTTTAAACTGTGGACAAATTAAAACAGGATCTGCATCACGTAGTGATCGTATGGCAAAATACAACCAATTACTTAGAATTGAAGAAGAATTAGGTGATGTTGCTTATTTTCCTCAAGAAAATGCTTTTAAAGTAAAGTAA
- the carA gene encoding glutamine-hydrolyzing carbamoyl-phosphate synthase small subunit, translating to MKYQKRQKAIILLADGTIFYGKAVGNKQGTAFGEVCFNTGMTGYQEIFTDPSYFGQIMVTTNAHIGNYGTNAEEIESDSVKIAGLVVKNFSYEYSRDAADSSLEEFLDKNNLLAISDVDTRALVSYIRDNGAMNAVISTEVDNIEGLKKQLAEVPNMEGLELASKVSTKEPYYFGDENATYKIAALDIGIKKNILRNLAKRDAYIKVFPYNSKFEDLEAFNPDGYFLSNGPGDPEPLADAQEVAKEIIKRNLPLFGICLGHQVIALANGISTYKMHNGHRGINHPVKNMVTGKGEVTSQNHGFAVNREETEAHPDVEITHVHLNDNTVAGIAMKSKNVFSVQYHPEASPGPHDSSYLFDQFIENIKNK from the coding sequence ATGAAATATCAAAAAAGACAAAAAGCCATCATTCTTTTAGCAGATGGTACCATTTTTTATGGTAAGGCAGTAGGAAATAAGCAAGGAACGGCGTTCGGTGAAGTATGTTTTAATACTGGTATGACCGGATACCAAGAGATTTTTACAGATCCTTCTTATTTCGGACAAATTATGGTGACTACCAATGCGCACATTGGTAACTACGGAACTAATGCAGAAGAAATTGAATCTGATTCAGTAAAAATCGCTGGGTTAGTAGTTAAAAACTTTAGCTACGAGTATTCAAGAGATGCAGCAGACAGTTCTTTAGAGGAGTTTTTAGATAAAAATAATTTACTAGCTATTTCAGATGTAGATACTAGAGCATTAGTAAGCTACATTAGAGATAATGGTGCTATGAACGCTGTTATTTCAACAGAGGTTGATAACATTGAAGGTTTAAAAAAGCAATTAGCTGAAGTGCCAAATATGGAAGGTTTAGAATTAGCTTCTAAAGTTTCTACAAAAGAGCCGTACTATTTTGGTGATGAAAACGCGACTTATAAAATTGCTGCTTTAGATATCGGAATTAAAAAGAATATCTTAAGAAACTTAGCAAAGCGTGATGCTTATATCAAAGTATTCCCATACAATTCTAAATTTGAAGATTTAGAAGCATTTAATCCAGATGGATATTTCTTATCTAACGGACCTGGAGATCCAGAACCATTAGCAGATGCACAAGAAGTAGCTAAAGAAATTATCAAAAGAAATTTACCATTATTCGGTATCTGTTTAGGACACCAGGTTATTGCATTGGCAAATGGTATTTCTACCTATAAAATGCATAACGGACACAGAGGTATTAACCACCCTGTAAAGAATATGGTAACAGGAAAAGGAGAAGTAACTTCTCAAAACCACGGTTTCGCGGTAAATAGAGAAGAAACTGAAGCACATCCAGATGTAGAGATTACTCATGTACACTTAAATGATAATACCGTTGCAGGTATTGCCATGAAAAGTAAAAATGTATTCTCGGTACAATACCACCCGGAAGCGAGTCCTGGACCACACGATTCATCGTATCTTTTTGATCAGTTTATAGAAAATATCAAAAATAAATAG
- the rpsD gene encoding 30S ribosomal protein S4: protein MARYTGPKTKVARKFGEAIFGDDKSFEKRNYPPGQHGNARKRGKKSEYAIQLEAKQKAKYTYGILERQFRGLFKKARAAQGITGEVLLQLCESRLDNVVYRMGIAPSRSGARQLVSHRHITVNGELVNIPSYQLKAGDVVAVREKSKSLDVIERSLANSSNVYEWITWNDDTKQGTYVSVPARIQIPENINEQFIVELYSK, encoded by the coding sequence ATGGCAAGATATACTGGTCCTAAAACTAAAGTAGCTCGTAAATTTGGAGAAGCTATTTTTGGAGACGATAAGTCTTTTGAGAAAAGAAATTACCCTCCTGGGCAACACGGAAACGCTAGAAAGCGTGGAAAAAAATCTGAGTACGCTATCCAGTTAGAGGCTAAGCAAAAAGCGAAGTACACTTACGGAATCTTAGAAAGACAATTTAGAGGTTTATTTAAGAAAGCAAGAGCTGCTCAAGGTATTACAGGTGAGGTTTTATTACAACTTTGTGAATCTAGATTAGATAACGTAGTATACCGTATGGGTATCGCTCCATCTAGAAGTGGTGCTAGACAATTAGTATCTCACAGACACATTACTGTAAATGGTGAGTTAGTAAACATTCCTTCTTACCAATTAAAAGCTGGAGATGTTGTAGCTGTAAGAGAGAAATCTAAATCTTTAGATGTTATCGAAAGATCTTTAGCTAACTCAAGCAACGTTTATGAGTGGATTACTTGGAATGACGATACTAAACAAGGAACTTACGTTTCTGTTCCTGCTAGAATTCAAATTCCAGAAAACATCAACGAGCAATTTATCGTCGAGTTATACTCTAAATAA
- the infA gene encoding translation initiation factor IF-1, with translation MAKQAAIEQDGTIIEALSNAMFRVELENGHIVTAHISGKMRMHYIKLLPGDKVKLEMSPYDLSKARITYRY, from the coding sequence ATGGCAAAACAGGCAGCAATAGAACAAGACGGAACAATTATTGAAGCATTATCAAATGCGATGTTCCGTGTTGAATTAGAAAATGGTCACATTGTGACAGCACATATCTCTGGTAAAATGCGTATGCACTATATCAAACTTTTACCGGGAGATAAAGTAAAATTAGAAATGAGTCCTTACGATTTGTCTAAGGCTCGCATAACTTATAGATACTAA
- the secY gene encoding preprotein translocase subunit SecY — protein MKFIESLKNVWKIEELRNRITVTLGLLLVYRFGTQVVLPGIDAAQLEGLADSTDSGILGLLNAFTGGAFANASVFALGIMPYISASIVVQLMGIAIPYLQKLQKEGASGQKKINQITRWLTIAICLLQAPGYLASLPALGIPTSAFLLGQGPLFYFSSVSILVTGCIFAMWLGEKITDKGIGNGISLLIMVGIIARLPAAFLQNAATRLEGNNVMLILFELVLWFAIILGAIMLVMAVRKIAVEYARRTATGGYEKSAVGSRQYIPLKLNASGVMPIIFAQAIMFVPGLIGGSSLLKETATGMWLQTNFADIFGLWYNVVFAFLIIVFTYFYTAITVPTNKMADDLKRSGGFIPGIRPGSETSEYLDKIMSQITLPGSLFLALIAIFPAFIVKLMGVQQGWALFFGGTSLIILVGVAIDTMQQVNSYLLNRHYDGLMKTGKNRKAVA, from the coding sequence AAGTTGTACTTCCTGGTATTGATGCTGCTCAATTAGAGGGCTTAGCAGATAGTACCGACTCAGGTATATTAGGATTACTAAATGCCTTTACTGGAGGTGCATTTGCAAATGCTTCAGTATTCGCTTTGGGTATTATGCCATACATTTCTGCTTCTATTGTGGTTCAGTTAATGGGAATTGCTATTCCTTATTTACAAAAATTACAAAAAGAAGGCGCAAGTGGTCAAAAGAAGATTAATCAAATTACACGTTGGTTAACTATTGCTATATGTTTATTACAGGCTCCAGGTTACCTGGCAAGTTTACCGGCATTAGGGATTCCTACAAGTGCATTTTTATTAGGTCAAGGGCCATTATTCTATTTCTCATCTGTTTCTATCTTAGTAACCGGGTGTATCTTTGCGATGTGGTTAGGAGAAAAAATTACGGATAAAGGTATAGGCAATGGTATTTCACTATTAATTATGGTGGGTATCATTGCTCGTCTACCAGCCGCTTTTCTTCAAAACGCTGCGACTAGATTAGAAGGAAATAACGTGATGTTAATTCTTTTCGAATTAGTACTATGGTTCGCAATTATCTTAGGTGCAATCATGCTTGTTATGGCTGTTAGAAAAATAGCTGTTGAATACGCAAGAAGAACCGCAACTGGTGGCTATGAAAAAAGTGCTGTAGGGTCTAGACAGTATATTCCATTAAAGCTTAACGCTTCTGGAGTAATGCCTATCATATTTGCACAGGCTATCATGTTTGTTCCAGGTTTAATTGGTGGATCTTCTTTATTAAAGGAGACTGCAACCGGAATGTGGTTACAAACAAACTTTGCAGATATCTTTGGTCTTTGGTATAACGTTGTATTTGCATTCTTAATTATTGTATTTACATATTTTTATACTGCAATTACAGTACCAACGAACAAAATGGCTGACGATTTAAAACGCAGCGGAGGTTTTATTCCAGGTATTCGTCCTGGTTCAGAAACTTCAGAATATCTAGATAAGATAATGTCTCAAATTACCTTACCAGGTTCATTATTCTTAGCACTTATAGCTATATTTCCAGCTTTCATTGTTAAGTTAATGGGTGTACAACAAGGATGGGCATTATTCTTTGGTGGTACTTCACTAATCATTTTAGTAGGTGTTGCTATAGATACTATGCAACAGGTAAACTCTTACTTGTTAAATAGACATTATGATGGCTTGATGAAAACAGGTAAAAATAGAAAAGCAGTAGCTTAA
- the rpsM gene encoding 30S ribosomal protein S13 — MARIAGVDIPKNKRGVISLTYIYGIGRSRAKEILAQANVDESIKVQDWNDDQIAGIREAVGSFTIEGELRSEIQLNIKRLMDIGCNRGIRHRAGLPLRGQRTKNNSRTRKGRRKTVANKKKATK; from the coding sequence ATGGCAAGAATTGCAGGTGTAGACATACCAAAAAACAAAAGAGGAGTTATCTCTTTAACTTATATCTACGGAATAGGTAGAAGTAGAGCAAAGGAAATATTAGCTCAAGCTAATGTTGACGAAAGTATTAAAGTTCAAGACTGGAACGACGACCAAATCGCTGGTATTCGTGAAGCTGTTGGATCTTTTACTATCGAAGGTGAATTACGTTCTGAGATTCAATTAAACATTAAACGTTTAATGGATATCGGTTGTAACAGAGGAATTCGTCACAGAGCTGGACTTCCATTAAGAGGTCAACGTACTAAGAATAACTCTAGAACAAGAAAAGGTAGAAGAAAAACTGTTGCTAACAAGAAAAAAGCAACTAAATAA